From a region of the Coffea arabica cultivar ET-39 chromosome 3e, Coffea Arabica ET-39 HiFi, whole genome shotgun sequence genome:
- the LOC113737052 gene encoding norfluorocurarine oxidase-like isoform X3 produces the protein MLLHLGSKPVLVASSSDTAARQIMKTHDLFFVNRPESSIADRLFHGSKDVAFSPYGNYISWLAWVNRFNGLDSKVEKSVKQIDRFLEGVIEEHIKKGKGEAESDCTTVARCQDFVDNLIEIKKENTMGFALDRDAMKAIILAKNI, from the exons ATGCTGCTTCATCTGGGAAGCAAGCCAGTGCTGGTTGCCTCGTCCTCTGATACTGCAGCTCGCCAGATCATGAAAACCCATGATTTATTCTTTGTGAACAGGCCTGAATCGAGCATCGCAGATAGACTTTTTCACGGAAGCAAGGACGTAGCTTTTTCGCCATATG GAAACTATATTTCTTGGCTTGCGTGGGTTAATCGCTTCAATGGTTTGGACTCTAAAGTGGAGAAATCAGTTAAACAGATCGATAGATTTCTTGAGGGTGTGATAGAAGAGCACATTAAAAAGGGGAAAGGTGAGGCTGAAAGTGACTGTACTACGGTGGCAAGATGCCAAGACTTTGTGGATAACTTGATTGAGATTAAAAAGGAAAACACGATGGGCTTTGCTCTTGACAGAGATGCTATGAAAGCTATTATCCTG GCGAAAAACATCTGA
- the LOC140004609 gene encoding 4-hydroxy-tetrahydrodipicolinate reductase 2, chloroplastic-like isoform X1 has translation MMVVAKVPIDISATCQQKQLELLFLSSSTKRSISITKTFFRRRKCLITMCSTSHMPHIESLEHINSVQSRSSSLPIMVNGSTGKMGGAVLEAAVSAGLNPVPVSFGGPEDSGKIVQVGGKEIKLHGPSERESILSSVYAEYPNLIVIDYTAPAAVNENAELYAKVGVPFVMGTTGGDRERLYKTVADANIYAVISPQMGKQVVAFLAAMEIMAEQFPGAFSGYKLQVMESHQASKLDTSGTAKAVISCFQKLGVSFELDQIQQIRDPKLQMEMVGVPEEYLAGHAFHMYHLTSPDDTVSFEFQHNVCGRSIYAEGTVDAVLFLAKKVQSKADKRIYDMIDVLREGNMR, from the exons ATGATGGTTGTTGCTAAAGTCCCAATAGATATCTCGGCAACTTGTCAGCAGAAACAACTTGAGTTATTGTTTTTATCCAGCAGTACGAAGAGGAGTATTAGTATTACAAAAACATTTTTCAGAAGGCGAAAGTGTTTGATTACTATGTGCTCGACCTCACATATGCCGCATATCGAGTCCCTTGAGCATATCAATTCAGTTCAATCACGAAGTAGTTCCCTTCCTATTATG GTAAATGGTTCTACTGGCAAAATGGGAGGAGCAGTTCTTGAAGCAGCTGTCTCTGCTGGACTTAATCCAGTTCCTGTGTCCTTCGGTGGTCCAGAAGATTCTGGCAAAATTGTGCAAGTGGGAGGGAAGGAAATCAAATTGCATGGCCCCTCTGAAAGAGAGAGCATTTTGTCTTCTGTCTATGCAGAATATCCGAATCTAATTGTAATAGACTACACTGCGCCTGCAGCTGTAAATG AAAATGCCGAATTGTATGCCAAGGTTGGAGTGCCATTTGTCATGGGGACTACTGGTGGAGACAGAGAAAGGCTATATAAAACTGTAGCAGATGCTAACATCTATGCTGTAATCTCCCCTCAAATGGGAAAGCAG GTGGTAGCATTTCTTGCAGCCATGGAAATCATGGCAGAACAATTTCCTGGAGCCTTTTCGGGTTATAAGCTGCAG GTAATGGAGTCACATCAAGCTAGCAAGTTGGACACTTCTGGAACGGCCAAGGCTGTTATCTCATGCTTTCAGAAGCTAGGCGTCTCCTTTGAATTAGATCAG ATACAACAAATACGAGATCCCAAGTTGCAAATGGAGATGGTAGGTGTTCCAGAAGAGTATTTAGCTGGACATGCATTCCATATGTACCATCTAACATCACCAGATGACAC TGTTTCGTTTGAGTTTCAGCATAATGTTTGTGGAAGATCAATTTATGCAGAAGGTACCGTTGATGCTGTTCTTTTTCTTGCAAAAAAG GTGCAGTCAAAAGCAGACAAGCGAATCTATGACATGATTGATGTCTTGCGGGAGGGTAACATGAGGTGA
- the LOC113736584 gene encoding uncharacterized protein codes for MSRSLFNRTFCTFPWNPRTHIFQCNKRIHELLKFGQVDHARKVFDSMPQRDSVTWNSMISGYSKSNRIKDAEVLFNVCQDKNVTTWTAMLSGYAKNGRIWEAIRLFEAMPERNIVSYNAMISGYWGIGDFVNARRLFDVMSEKNVSTWNSMITGYCRCGRVYEAHALFDEMPERNSVSWVVMISGYVEIGQFEEAWALFLEIHRWREVKLDQAVIVVTLSTATGLDDVELVKSLMALVMKIGYDKDVVVGTATLNGLTRNGSLDSAIKFFEGMQERNDYAYTTMITAFSECGRLEDAIALYRQVPDVTVDIRTAMMSSYAQNGMLNEARILFDEIRNPNVVTWNAMLTGYAQNGMVEEAKNLFARMPVRNIVSWGAMISGLVQSGQNREALEVLVQLHRSGTAPSCSSFTSALLACSNCGDYEVGRQIHSLVFKLGYQYNTYIGNGLISMYAKSKNMEVSSLAFSSMSERDIVSWNSLIIGFSENDMLDCALKTFLKMPKHNMVSWNSMLAAYVQAGEGEFVCQLFLDMLGQDVKPSELTFPYLLSVSGSLCAVKLGKQIHALIFKLGWASHLFVGNALINMYFKFGSKDGFLAFESMQERDLVTWNTVLTGCGENGFVEDAIQIFQKMEGEGFVPDQVSFLGLLCACGRAGLVAEGLAYFSSMIQYYLIAPTIYHYTALVDLLGRAGRLSEAESIIDKMPLEPDAVILEVLLAACRIHNNIKLGQKIAGRLLQIGGKVSTACTSSCVG; via the exons ATGTCTCGCTCTCTTTTCAATCGCACCTTCTGCACATTTCCATGGAACCCAAGAACCCATATTTTTCAGTGCAACAAAAGAATCCACGAGCTGCTGAAATTTGGCCAAGTCGATCATGCCCGCAAGGTGTTTGATTCAATGCCGCAAAGAGACTCTGTCACATGGAACTCCATGATCTCTGGTTACTCGAAAAGCAACCGCATCAAGGATGCCGAAGTTCTTTTTAACGTTTGTCAAGATAAGAATGTGACAACCTGGACTGCAATGCTATCTGGCTATGCCAAAAATGGACGAATTTGGGAGGCTATTAGACTTTTTGAGGCCATGCCCGAGAGGAATATTGTTTCGTATAATGCGATGATTAGTGGGTATTGGGGAATTGGTGATTTTGTTAATGCGAGGAGGTTGTTTGATGTAATGTCTGAAAAGAATGTGTCAACTTGGAATTCGATGATCACAGGGTATTGCAGGTGTGGGAGAGTATACGAGGCTCATGctttgtttgatgaaatgccggAGAGGAATTCAGTTTCATGGGTGGTGATGATTTCTGGGTATGTGGAGATAGGTCAGTTTGAGGAAGCTTGGGCTTTATTTTTGGAGATTCATAGATGGAGAGAGGTAAAGCTAGACCAGGCTGTAATTGTGGTTACTTTGTCCACTGCAACAGGATTGGATGATGTGGAGTTGGTTAAGAGCTTGATGGCATTGGTGATGAAGATCGGATACGACAAAGATGTGGTGGTGGGGACTGCGACTTTGAATGGTTTGACAAGGAATGGGAGTTTGGACTCTGCTATCAAATTTTTTGAGGGAATGCAAGAGAGGAATGACTATGCCTACACTACGATGATCACAGCCTTTTCAGAATGTGGAAGGTTGGAAGATGCCATTGCACTGTATAGACAAGTTCCTGATGTAACTGTTGATATAAGAACGGCAATGATGAGTAGCTATGCTCAAAATGGGATGTTAAATGAAGCGAGAATTTTATTTGATGAGATTAGGAACCCAAATGTTGTTACGTGGAATGCGATGCTCACGGGATATGCGCAAAATGGGATGGTTGAGGAGGCCAAAAACCTGTTTGCAAGGATGCCTGTGAGAAATATAGTTTCTTGGGGGGCGATGATCTCTGGGCTCGTGCAGAGTGGACAGAATAGAGAAGCTTTGGAGGTATTAGTTCAGCTACATAGGTCAGGCACTGCACCTAGTTGTTCTAGTTTCACTAGTGCTCTCCTGGCATGTAGTAACTGTGGAGATTATGAAGTTGGTAGGCAGATACATTCTCTTGTTTTTAAATTAGGTTATCAATACAATACCTACATAGGAAATGGGTTGATTTCCATGTATGCTAAATCCAAGAATATGGAAGTCAGTTCTCTGGCTTTTAGTTCTATGAGTGAGAGAGATATAGTCTCTTGGAATTCTCTCATAATTGGTTTCTCTGAGAATGACATGCTGGATTGTGCTTTAAAGACATTCCTGAAGATGCCAAAACATAACATGGTATCCTGGAATTCTATGTTAGCAGCTTATGTGCAAGCTGGGGAAGGAGAATTTGTTTGTCAACTATTCCTCGACATGTTAGGCCAGGATGTAAAACCAAGTGAGCTAACTTTTCCATACCTCCTTAGTGTTAGCGGGAGCCTATGTGCAGTCAAGCTCGGAAAACAGATCCATgcccttatttttaaacttGGATGGGCTTCCCATCTCTTTGTTGGTAATGCTTTGATCAATATGTACTTTAAGTTTGGCTCTAAGGATGGttttttggcttttgaaagtATGCAAGAGCGAGATCTGGTCACATGGAATACTGTTTTGACTGGCTGTGGTGAGAATGGATTTGTTGAAGATGCTATccaaattttccagaaaatgGAAGGTGAAGGATTTGTTCCTGATCAGGTTAGTTTTCTGGGGCTTCTTTGTGCTTGTGGCCGTGCAGGGTTAGTAGCTGAAGGGTTGGCCTACTTTAGTTCCATGATTCAGTATTACCTGATTGCACCCACAATCTATCACTACACTGCTCTGGTGGATCTTCTCGGCAGAGCTGGGCGACTCTCTGAGGCTGAGTCCATTATTGACAAGATGCCTTTGGAGCCAGATGCCGTGATTTTGGAAGTTCTTCTAGCTGCATGTAGAATCCACAATAACATCAAACTTGGCCAGAAAATTGCAGGAAGACTTCTTCAGATTG GTGGAAAGGTGTCAACCGCTTGTACAAGCTCTTGTGTTGGTTAA
- the LOC113737052 gene encoding norfluorocurarine oxidase-like isoform X1, which yields MLLHLGSKPVLVASSSDTAARQIMKTHDLFFVNRPESSIADRLFHGSKDVAFSPYGNYISWLAWVNRFNGLDSKVEKSVKQIDRFLEGVIEEHIKKGKGEAESDCTTVARCQDFVDNLIEIKKENTMGFALDRDAMKAIILVKFSSHLFTLVVNLWD from the exons ATGCTGCTTCATCTGGGAAGCAAGCCAGTGCTGGTTGCCTCGTCCTCTGATACTGCAGCTCGCCAGATCATGAAAACCCATGATTTATTCTTTGTGAACAGGCCTGAATCGAGCATCGCAGATAGACTTTTTCACGGAAGCAAGGACGTAGCTTTTTCGCCATATG GAAACTATATTTCTTGGCTTGCGTGGGTTAATCGCTTCAATGGTTTGGACTCTAAAGTGGAGAAATCAGTTAAACAGATCGATAGATTTCTTGAGGGTGTGATAGAAGAGCACATTAAAAAGGGGAAAGGTGAGGCTGAAAGTGACTGTACTACGGTGGCAAGATGCCAAGACTTTGTGGATAACTTGATTGAGATTAAAAAGGAAAACACGATGGGCTTTGCTCTTGACAGAGATGCTATGAAAGCTATTATCCTGGTAAAATTCTCTTCCCATCTCTTTACACTGGTAGTAAACCTTTGGGATTGA
- the LOC113736968 gene encoding kirola-like yields the protein MSLPGRLVKQIEIKSDGDVFHELFSSRPHHIPAISPTHVQGCDLQKGNWGTVGSVLFWNYTRDGNQEVIKVIIEAIDEEKKSVTFKTTEGDLKQLYKKLLVTLHVDTKGQSNLVTWTLDYEKVNESVPDPNSVMELAQKVTKDIEAHHLK from the exons ATGAGTCTCCCCGGTAGGCTGGTCAAACAAATCGAGATAAAGTCCGATGGAGATGTGTTTCATGAACTCTTTAGTTCCAGACCACATCATATACCAGCCATTAGCCCTACTCATGTTCAAGGCTGTGATCTGCAGAAGGGTAATTGGGGAACGGTAGGATCGGTCCTCTTCTGGAATTATACTCGTG ATGGAAATCAGGAAGTGATAAAAGTGATAATTGAGGCCATAGATGAGGAAAAGAAATCAGTCACATTCAAGACGACTGAAGGAGATCTGAAGCAGTTATACAAGAAGTTACTCGTAACTCTTCATGTTGATACCAAAGGTCAAAGCAACCTGGTTACATGGACCTTGGATTATGAGAAAGTAAATGAGAGTGTCCCTGATCCAAATTCTGTGATGGAGTTAGCCCAAAAAGTCACAAAGGATATTGAGGCTCACCATCTCAAATGA
- the LOC140004609 gene encoding 4-hydroxy-tetrahydrodipicolinate reductase 2, chloroplastic-like isoform X2 has product MGGAVLEAAVSAGLNPVPVSFGGPEDSGKIVQVGGKEIKLHGPSERESILSSVYAEYPNLIVIDYTAPAAVNENAELYAKVGVPFVMGTTGGDRERLYKTVADANIYAVISPQMGKQVVAFLAAMEIMAEQFPGAFSGYKLQVMESHQASKLDTSGTAKAVISCFQKLGVSFELDQIQQIRDPKLQMEMVGVPEEYLAGHAFHMYHLTSPDDTVSFEFQHNVCGRSIYAEGTVDAVLFLAKKVQSKADKRIYDMIDVLREGNMR; this is encoded by the exons ATGGGAGGAGCAGTTCTTGAAGCAGCTGTCTCTGCTGGACTTAATCCAGTTCCTGTGTCCTTCGGTGGTCCAGAAGATTCTGGCAAAATTGTGCAAGTGGGAGGGAAGGAAATCAAATTGCATGGCCCCTCTGAAAGAGAGAGCATTTTGTCTTCTGTCTATGCAGAATATCCGAATCTAATTGTAATAGACTACACTGCGCCTGCAGCTGTAAATG AAAATGCCGAATTGTATGCCAAGGTTGGAGTGCCATTTGTCATGGGGACTACTGGTGGAGACAGAGAAAGGCTATATAAAACTGTAGCAGATGCTAACATCTATGCTGTAATCTCCCCTCAAATGGGAAAGCAG GTGGTAGCATTTCTTGCAGCCATGGAAATCATGGCAGAACAATTTCCTGGAGCCTTTTCGGGTTATAAGCTGCAG GTAATGGAGTCACATCAAGCTAGCAAGTTGGACACTTCTGGAACGGCCAAGGCTGTTATCTCATGCTTTCAGAAGCTAGGCGTCTCCTTTGAATTAGATCAG ATACAACAAATACGAGATCCCAAGTTGCAAATGGAGATGGTAGGTGTTCCAGAAGAGTATTTAGCTGGACATGCATTCCATATGTACCATCTAACATCACCAGATGACAC TGTTTCGTTTGAGTTTCAGCATAATGTTTGTGGAAGATCAATTTATGCAGAAGGTACCGTTGATGCTGTTCTTTTTCTTGCAAAAAAG GTGCAGTCAAAAGCAGACAAGCGAATCTATGACATGATTGATGTCTTGCGGGAGGGTAACATGAGGTGA
- the LOC113737052 gene encoding norfluorocurarine oxidase-like isoform X2, translating to MLLHLGSKPVLVASSSDTAARQIMKTHDLFFVNRPESSIADRLFHGSKDVAFSPYGNYISWLAWVNRFNGLDSKVEKSVKQIDRFLEGVIEEHIKKGKGEAESDCTTVARCQDFVDNLIEIKKENTMGFALDRDAMKAIILVWLLFIIEVCSLMIL from the exons ATGCTGCTTCATCTGGGAAGCAAGCCAGTGCTGGTTGCCTCGTCCTCTGATACTGCAGCTCGCCAGATCATGAAAACCCATGATTTATTCTTTGTGAACAGGCCTGAATCGAGCATCGCAGATAGACTTTTTCACGGAAGCAAGGACGTAGCTTTTTCGCCATATG GAAACTATATTTCTTGGCTTGCGTGGGTTAATCGCTTCAATGGTTTGGACTCTAAAGTGGAGAAATCAGTTAAACAGATCGATAGATTTCTTGAGGGTGTGATAGAAGAGCACATTAAAAAGGGGAAAGGTGAGGCTGAAAGTGACTGTACTACGGTGGCAAGATGCCAAGACTTTGTGGATAACTTGATTGAGATTAAAAAGGAAAACACGATGGGCTTTGCTCTTGACAGAGATGCTATGAAAGCTATTATCCTG GTGTGGCTTCTCTTTATAATTGAGGTGTGTTCATTGATGATTTTATGA